AGCTTTGCAGCACAAAATAAAATTGCAACCAGCAACTTATCAAAAGATTGCTTGCCAGTAAAATTACTATTCTTGGCCTAACTGATAGTGGCGGAAATCTAAATTTTAATCCAGGAGCAAAAAAGTCAGGAATGCAGGCAATAATTGCCGAAATCGGTGGCCAAAAAATCAAAGCTATGGAGCTTCTTCCTTCTGTCCAGTTACCAAATATAAAAATACATACTAATGCACCTGTAAACCAAGGCCCAACAGAGAATCCCGCAATTTTTGGAGGGTTTACGATTGTCGCCCAGTTTACCCCTGTTATTAAAAATATCCAGCCCATAAACGCTAGAATGTTTTGGACTGGCTCTGTGGATAAAGATGACATTATCCAGGAAAATATAGACAACCAAATTAGGGTTTGCCAAGAAAAAGCTCTGGGTGGCGTTAGTAGCTTTTGTATTTCTTTAAAAACATTAATAATAACTTCCACTTTAACTGTTTATTAGTTATTAAAAAGTTACGCTTGGGCTAGACTGTGGTAGGCTGATACAGAAAAGAAATTGGTCATTGCCATTTCGATTTGACATTTTTATTTATACTATTTTAGTTTATGTTTGTGGGTGGTTTGAAATTTATTACGATACCTAATTGCAATGTTACCAAAATAAGGAATTGCTATTATCCATTGTTATGTACTCGCAGCGATCGCACTAACAAAATTAGTACAATTACGCTACTACTCAAGGCATTTGCTACCAGTATAACCGTAGCTTTGCTGGGATTACTAAGCGAAAAAGTTGATTTGAGACTGCTAAGACGATTACCGCGATTAAGTTTATTTTTCTGATCCTCTGCCGATTCATTCTCTTTAGGGGGTTCTAAAAACCTTTGCAATAATTTTAGCGATTGAAGTTTAACGATAAATGCACTCATAAAAATTATGCTGAGGGTCAGTATAACCTCTAAAGTCAAAGTTGCTGTTTGGGGAGGGGTAAAACGATCTAAAAAAATATAACCAATTGCCTGATATTTTATATAATTTGGTAATATAGGTAGCAAATAAAAAAAAGAAAACCAGCCCAAGATTGTGGTAATTAAATTAATAGCCATAGCGTAGTCAATGCTGGCTTTGCGACTTAAGTTTAGCTTCAACTGCAAGATGTATCCTTCAAGAGCGATCGCAATCAGCAAAAAAAACAACTGCCAGAGAATCGCCTGTAAGGGTAAAACATTGTTCATATTAGATTGTTAATTGTTCCCTGTGGATGGAGAGGGCATCGACCGTAAACTGTGAATTGCCCTATGGACTATAGACAGTCTAAAGTCTAAAGTCTAAAGTCTAAAACGTTTTATTGGTTCACTATGACCAGAACTGGAATTGGCATTCGCACGGCTCAAGTGCGTCAAGAGCGTCTTGTAGGTCAGATCCACGTATATGATGGAGCTGGCAAGGGGAAGTCTCAGGCGGCGCTGGGAGTTGTTTTGCGCTCGATTGGGCTGGGGATTAATACCCAAGAAGCCACCAGAGTGCTGCTGCTGCGGTTTCTCAAAGGCCCAGAAAGGTCTTATGAGGAAGATGCGGCGATTGAAGCGTTGCAGCGGGGTTTTCCTCACCTTATCGACCAAGTTAGGACTGGTCGCGCTGAGTTTTTTGGTCGTGACGAAATTACTCGCTTTGACACGATGGAAGCGCAACGCGGATGGGATGTAGCGAAAGGCGCGATCGCTTCTGGTTTATATTCGGTTGTTGTGCTGGATGAACTTAACCCCGTATTGGATTTGGGATTATTGCCTCTCGATGAAGTGATTCGGACGCTGAAACATAAACCCGAACATCTAGAAATCATAGTCACAGGTAGGGCGACGCCGCAAGCGCTGTTAGATATTGCGGATTTGCACTCTGAAATGAAACCCCACGATCACCCAGAGTCTAGAGAAAAAGGGATTTCCGGGATTGAGATTTATACGGGTGCTGGGAAAGGCAAGTCTACAAGTGCGCTGGGTAAAGCGTTGCAGGCTATTGGTTGGGGGATTAGTCAGGATTTGTCGCACCGCGTCTTGATTATGCAGTGGTTGAAGGGGGGGACTGGGTATACAGAGGATGCGGCGATCGCTGCTTTACATCAAAGTTACCCTCATTTAGTCGATCATCAGCGTTGCGGTAGGGATGCGATCGTGTGGCGCGGACAACAGCAAGAGTTAGACTATGTGGAAGCAGAGAGGGGATGGGAAATTGCTAGGAGCGCGATCGCTTCTGGACTCTACAAAACTATCATTTTGGATGAATTAAATCCCACAGTTGATTTAGAACTATTACCAGTTGAACCGATAGTGCAAGCGCTATTGCGTAAACCCCGCGATACTGAAGTGATTATTACGGGTAGGTGTCTGCATCCACCAGCTTATTTTAATCTCGCCAGCGTGCATTCTGAGATGATTTGTCACAAGCATTATGCAGACAAAGGCGTTGATTTAAAGCGCGGGGTTGATTTTTAGGTAACGAGCGATCGCGCTGTTCTAGCGTTAGGTGGAGAAGGTGCGAGCGTGCTTCTCTAGTAAGGGATGGAGAAAGCGCGATCGCTCTTTATTTGGTGTGGGATGGGGGAGAGTGCAATGGCTATTCCTTAAACGCTTAGCTGTAAGACTATATGCTAATGGTGTTAAAATCACAGGTTGCCTCTTGAGGCAGAGAAAGATAGGATCGTTGCTATGCACGCACCTAAACACTATTCACAAGCACCAATCACCGAAGCGGCGATCTCCCTGCGCCTTGA
This portion of the Microcoleus sp. FACHB-831 genome encodes:
- the fraC gene encoding filament integrity protein FraC, whose amino-acid sequence is MNNVLPLQAILWQLFFLLIAIALEGYILQLKLNLSRKASIDYAMAINLITTILGWFSFFYLLPILPNYIKYQAIGYIFLDRFTPPQTATLTLEVILTLSIIFMSAFIVKLQSLKLLQRFLEPPKENESAEDQKNKLNRGNRLSSLKSTFSLSNPSKATVILVANALSSSVIVLILLVRSLRVHNNG
- a CDS encoding cob(I)yrinic acid a,c-diamide adenosyltransferase — protein: MTRTGIGIRTAQVRQERLVGQIHVYDGAGKGKSQAALGVVLRSIGLGINTQEATRVLLLRFLKGPERSYEEDAAIEALQRGFPHLIDQVRTGRAEFFGRDEITRFDTMEAQRGWDVAKGAIASGLYSVVVLDELNPVLDLGLLPLDEVIRTLKHKPEHLEIIVTGRATPQALLDIADLHSEMKPHDHPESREKGISGIEIYTGAGKGKSTSALGKALQAIGWGISQDLSHRVLIMQWLKGGTGYTEDAAIAALHQSYPHLVDHQRCGRDAIVWRGQQQELDYVEAERGWEIARSAIASGLYKTIILDELNPTVDLELLPVEPIVQALLRKPRDTEVIITGRCLHPPAYFNLASVHSEMICHKHYADKGVDLKRGVDF